CCGGTGAGGCCGGTCGCGTCGAAGAAGCCGTGCCCGAGTCCGATGGTCACGCTCAGGGAGGCGGGCCCGGCGTCGCGCGCGACGCCCGTGTCGGCCTCGGGCGTGCCGCCCGCCATCAGCTCGGCGGCCAGGCCCGACCAGCGGCGCAGCAGCGCGGCGGCCTCGCGGCGGCCCGCGCCGGGCGCCAGGTCGAACGCCGCCAGGTGCGCGTGCGCCTGCACCGGCGTGGTGATGCCGGGCTGGTGCGTGCCGTGGAACGGGACGGCGGTGGACCCGAGCGCGGTCAGCGCGGGCCCGTCGTCGCCGGTGGCGGCGGAGTGGGCGAGTGCGCCGGCGGGCGCGCCGGCCGCGAGGCCGACGGCTCCCGCCGCGCCCGCGGTGGTGAGCAGGCGGCGGCGGGAGAGGCGGGCGGAGGCGGCGTCCTGGCCGTTCGTGTCGTTCGTGTCGTTCTTGGTGTCGTGGGGGGACGCGGGTCGCGCTGTGCGGGAGGGCTTGCGCTTCGGTTCAGTGGTCATCGGTGCTGTTCGGCGTTCCTGAGGGGGTCGGGCGAGATCAGGGGATGGTGACGGTCGCGGTCTCCGTCACCTGGTCGATCTCCGAGGTGCGGATGGTCAGGGCCACCTCCCAGTCTCCCGGGCGCGGCAGCTGCACCTCGGGCACGGTCCAGTGGCCGACGTCGACGTGCAGGGGCTCGTGCCGCAGCGGCCCGAGGTCCTCGGCCGGCAGCGTGAGCGCGACCCGCAGCTCGACGGCGCCCGTCGGCAGGCCCTCGGTGTCGAACAGGCGGATGTGCAGGGCGTTCTCGCCGGTGCGGGCCGGGGACAGGTCGAGCCGCGCCGTGCCCTGGCCCCACTCGCCCCCGGTGTCGAACGGCAGCTCGATCGGTTCCGGCGGCGCCGCGTCGCCCGGCGCGGCGGCCGACTCCGCGGGCGCGGCGTCCGCCACGCGCGCCGGGGTCGTGCCGGTCAGCACCGTGGTCACGGCGAGCAGCACCGCGGCTATCGCCGCCTCGGCCAGCACGGAACGCCGCAGGCCCGCGCGGTGCGGGTCGGCGTCGCGCGCCTTGCGCTCCTTGGCCCGCAGCACGGCGGTGCGCTGGCGGGCCAGCTGCCGGGCGCGTTCACCGTCCAACGCGGCGGAGTCGGCGGGCCGTTCGGTGTCCTCGGGCTCCTCAGGGTCCTCGGGGGCCTCCGTCGTGGCGGGTCGGTCCTCGGTGAGGCGGCCGGTCCAGCGGCGCGAGCCCCAGGCCGCGCCCAGCATGAGGGCGACGAGCACGACCTTGAGGATCAGCAGCCGGCCGTAGGACGTTCCGGTGAGCGCGGACCACGAGAAGCCGACCTGCCGCCAGGACTGGTAGAGGCCGGTGGCCGCGAGCACCGTGACGGAGGTCAGCGCGACGGCCGAGAAGCGGCGGACCGCCGCGCGCGGCAGCGCGGGCGCCGTCCGCAGCAGCACCAGCAGCGCGGCGAGCCCGCCGAGCCACGCCGCGACGGCCAGCAGGTGCAGGATGTGCGCGGGGATGGCGATGCCGGTCTGCCGCCCGGTGGCGGCGTGTTCCGACATGGCCCAGGTGGCGGCCGTTCCCGCGGCGAGGACCACGCCCGCGACGGCGAGGCCGAAGCGCAGGTCGCGGGCCCGCAGCGCGGCGTCCTCGGCCTCTTCACCCTCGTCGGCGTCCGTGGCGTTCTCCGGGTCCCGGGCCGCCGGGCGCGCCCACGAGCCGTGCAGCACCGCGAGGAACAGCCCGGCGGCGGCAAGCAGCAGCAGGCGCGTCAGGAGCGCCGTTCCCGTTCTGGTGTCGATGACGTCCCGCAGGCCGCCCAGGTCGAAGGCGTCCGCGAGGTTCCCGCTGCCCGTGTAGGGCGTGCGGAGCAGCAGCAGCGCGACGGTCGCCGCGGTGGCCGTCGCCCAGCCCGCTGTGGTCAGCCGCTGCACCGGGCGCAGCGCCGCCGCGCCCGGCCAGCACACGAGGATGAACGCGGCCGTGCCCGCCATCAGCACGAACCCGCCGTACACCGCGTACCGCGCGACGTCGTACAGCAGGCCGGTGAGCCCGCTGTCCCCGGCGCGTTGCGGCACCTCCGCGACCGTCTCCGAGGGCGCGCCGATGGAGAAGGTGAACGCGCCCGAGATGGGGTGGCTGTCGGCCGACACCACGTGCCAGGCCACGGTGTAGGTGCCGTCGCCAAGACCCGTGTCGAGCGGGACGGCCCACGTGTTGCCTCCCTCGTCCGTGAACGTGCCCTCGCCGACGTCCTCGCCGTCCGGCGCCAGCACGCGGAAGGCGTCCTGCGGCAGCGAGACGGACTCCGAGAAGGTGAGCGTGACCTGCTCGGGCGCGGTGGCGACCACCTCCCCGTCCCCCGGCGTGGTGCCGGTCAGCTCGGCGTGCGCGGCGGCCGGGGTCGCGCCGAGCAGCAGCAGGGCGAACGCGGAGGCGACCAGGAGCAGGAGCGCCGCGGGTGACGCGGATGACGCGGGAAACGCTGGGAAACGGGGTGGGGTCCTCATGGCGGTGGTGTCACTCCCCGGTGTGAGTGGTGGCCTCGACCGGCACGTCGAGGGCGATGGGGTCCGACGTCTCGAAGTGCAGTTCGATGCCCACGGTCTCGCCTTCGACGAGTTCGCGGGAGAGGTCGAGCAGCATGAGGTGGTCGCC
Above is a genomic segment from Streptomyces marincola containing:
- a CDS encoding copper resistance CopC/CopD family protein, whose protein sequence is MRTPPRFPAFPASSASPAALLLLVASAFALLLLGATPAAAHAELTGTTPGDGEVVATAPEQVTLTFSESVSLPQDAFRVLAPDGEDVGEGTFTDEGGNTWAVPLDTGLGDGTYTVAWHVVSADSHPISGAFTFSIGAPSETVAEVPQRAGDSGLTGLLYDVARYAVYGGFVLMAGTAAFILVCWPGAAALRPVQRLTTAGWATATAATVALLLLRTPYTGSGNLADAFDLGGLRDVIDTRTGTALLTRLLLLAAAGLFLAVLHGSWARPAARDPENATDADEGEEAEDAALRARDLRFGLAVAGVVLAAGTAATWAMSEHAATGRQTGIAIPAHILHLLAVAAWLGGLAALLVLLRTAPALPRAAVRRFSAVALTSVTVLAATGLYQSWRQVGFSWSALTGTSYGRLLILKVVLVALMLGAAWGSRRWTGRLTEDRPATTEAPEDPEEPEDTERPADSAALDGERARQLARQRTAVLRAKERKARDADPHRAGLRRSVLAEAAIAAVLLAVTTVLTGTTPARVADAAPAESAAAPGDAAPPEPIELPFDTGGEWGQGTARLDLSPARTGENALHIRLFDTEGLPTGAVELRVALTLPAEDLGPLRHEPLHVDVGHWTVPEVQLPRPGDWEVALTIRTSEIDQVTETATVTIP